A stretch of Electrophorus electricus isolate fEleEle1 chromosome 3, fEleEle1.pri, whole genome shotgun sequence DNA encodes these proteins:
- the si:dkey-7k24.5 gene encoding somatomedin-B and thrombospondin type-1 domain-containing protein encodes MDIAYSCWSLHSSQLVALAMPRGTGRPLKSIFPTVLDLQPSGCSICERDTTCLACQPLVLPAGWKHCAGDGEDVEQDRRLSLQWQVVGNPRSRGVWRRFHRWNSCSCPTMHTYLFI; translated from the exons ATGGACATTGCCTACAGTTGTTGG TCTCTGCACTCATCACAGCTAGTGGCTTTGGCAATGCCAAGAGGAACAGGGAGGCCTCTGAAAAGTATATTTCC TACAGTGCTGGACCTCCAACCCAGTGGATGCAGTATTTGCGAGAGGGACACCACATGTCTGGCGTGCCAGCCACTGGTCCTGCCAGCTGGCTGGAAGCACTGTGCAGGGGATGGAGAAGATGTGGAGCAGGACAG GAGACTGTCGCTGCAGTGGCAGGTGGTGGGGAACCCCCGGTCCAGAGGGGTGTGGAGGCGCTTTCACCGCTGGAATTCCTGCTCTTGCCCCACTATGCACACCTATCTGTTTATctaa